One Mycobacteriales bacterium DNA window includes the following coding sequences:
- a CDS encoding SigE family RNA polymerase sigma factor: MLQSALAITWNHWSSLRDPQAAEAYARRTMARLSTRRWRRRWHGERPTEVLPETPVDGGLLRVDDQAVLAAALCELPPRQRAVVVLRYFDDLSEADTAAVLGCAVGTVKSSTSRALTRLRELLGETADAPLVEGPA, translated from the coding sequence CTGCTCCAGTCGGCGCTCGCGATCACGTGGAACCACTGGTCGTCGCTGCGCGACCCGCAGGCCGCGGAGGCCTACGCACGACGCACCATGGCGCGGCTGTCGACCCGCCGGTGGCGGCGCCGGTGGCACGGCGAGCGGCCGACCGAGGTCCTGCCGGAGACTCCGGTCGACGGCGGGCTGTTGCGCGTCGACGACCAGGCCGTCCTCGCTGCCGCGCTGTGCGAGCTGCCGCCCCGGCAGCGCGCGGTCGTGGTGCTGCGCTACTTCGACGACCTGTCCGAGGCCGACACCGCCGCAGTGCTGGGCTGCGCGGTCGGCACCGTCAAGAGCAGCACGTCGCGGGCGCTCACCCGGCTGCGCGAGCTGCTCGGAGAGACGGCCGACGCGCCGCTCGTGGAGGGACCGGCATGA